The following proteins are encoded in a genomic region of Bufo bufo chromosome 11, aBufBuf1.1, whole genome shotgun sequence:
- the LOC120981507 gene encoding olfactory receptor 49-like, giving the protein MYFFISIFAVLEIMFASVTIPKLLAIIIQTKKTISFFGCFVQMYAFNALGETECFLLALMVFDRYLAINNPLRYSTIMNSPVCHRLAVLPWFLGFLVSFFPSIFTFLLDFCGPNEVDHFFCDLAPLQNLACSDPFISNMMTTMAAILATVLPFFTIMGLYIHIIYSVLKIESIEGKSKAFSTCSSHLIVASLFYGSAIIVYVRPKGSHYDKFLALMYTVIIPVLNPFIYTFRNREVKNTLRKTIRQFIKILS; this is encoded by the coding sequence ATGTACTTCTTCATCAGTATTTTTGCTGTCTTAGAGATAATGTTTGCCTCTGTTACCATTCCAAAACTGTTAGCTATCATCATTCAGACTAAGAAGACCATCTCTTTTTTTGGTTGCTTTGTCCAGATGTATGCCTTCAATGCTCTTGGGGAGACAGAGTGTTTCCTTCTAGCTTTAATGGTCTTTGACCGATATCTAGCCATTAATAATCCATTACGGTACTCAACCATAATGAATAGTCCAGTTTGTCATAGATTGGCTGTCCTGCCGTGGTTTCTTGGTTTTCTTGTCTCCTTTTTTCCAAgtatttttacttttctgttgGACTTCTGTGGACCAAATGAGGTTGACCATTTCTTCTGTGACCTGGCACCATTGCAGAATTTAGCTTGTTCAGACCCATTTATTAGTAACATGATGACTACTATGGCAGCTATTTTAGCTACAGTCTTGCCCTTTTTTACCATCATGGGGCTTTATATTCATATCATATATTCTGTGTTGAAAATCGAAAGCATTGAGGGTAAATCAAAAGCCTTTTCAACTTGCTCGTCCCATCTCATTGTAGCTTCTCTGTTTTATGGTTCGGCTATTATTGTGTACGTCAGACCTAAAGGCAGTCACTATGACAAGTTCCTTGCCCTCATGTACACTGTTATAATACCAGTCCTGAACCCATTTATTTatactttcagaaatagagaggtGAAGAATACCTTAAGAAAAACTATTAGACAATTTATCAAGATTCTCAGTTGA